One window of the Rhizobiaceae bacterium genome contains the following:
- the serS gene encoding serine--tRNA ligase encodes MLDIKWIRENPKALVQALLKRNQPSSVAESTVERILELDEARRAHLGELQTKQERRNAASREIGNAMRAKDMALADTLKAEVNEIKAWLSNAEQVERDNDNALEDALAVIPNVPLDDVPLGKDEHDNVEVRRFGDDIRAARQPGMGNKPKEHFEIGEKLGMMEFERAAKLSGSRFTVLKGKLARLERALGQFMLDLHTTEHGYTEVQPPLLVRDEILFGTNQLPKFEEDLFFVKHGEGRLGLIPTAEVPLTNLVREEILAHDRLPLRMTALTPCFRSEAGSAGRDTRGMLRQHQFYKVELVSITDQESSIDEHERMTRCAEEVLKRLELPFRTVALCTGDMGFGARKTYDIEVWLPGQNAYREISSCSVCGDFQARRMDARYKPTDEASIGKGNRFVHTLNGSGVAVGRALIAVMENYQNADGSVTIPEVLRPYMGGQEKIEA; translated from the coding sequence ATGCTCGACATAAAGTGGATACGCGAAAACCCGAAGGCTCTCGTTCAGGCGCTCCTCAAGCGCAACCAGCCGTCGTCGGTCGCGGAATCCACCGTGGAGCGCATCCTCGAACTGGATGAAGCGCGCCGGGCCCATCTCGGCGAGCTGCAGACCAAGCAGGAGCGCCGCAACGCCGCCTCCAGGGAAATCGGCAACGCCATGCGCGCCAAGGACATGGCGCTGGCGGATACGCTCAAGGCCGAGGTCAACGAGATCAAGGCGTGGCTGTCGAATGCCGAGCAGGTGGAGCGCGACAACGACAACGCGCTCGAAGATGCGCTGGCCGTCATTCCCAACGTGCCGCTGGACGACGTGCCGCTCGGCAAGGACGAGCACGATAATGTCGAGGTGCGCCGGTTCGGCGACGACATCAGGGCAGCGCGGCAGCCGGGCATGGGCAACAAGCCGAAGGAGCATTTCGAGATCGGCGAAAAGCTCGGCATGATGGAGTTCGAACGGGCGGCGAAACTCTCCGGCTCGCGCTTCACGGTGCTGAAGGGCAAGCTTGCGCGCCTCGAACGCGCGCTCGGCCAGTTCATGCTCGACCTGCACACGACCGAGCACGGCTATACGGAAGTCCAGCCGCCGCTGCTGGTGCGCGACGAGATCCTGTTCGGCACCAACCAGCTGCCGAAATTCGAGGAGGATCTCTTCTTCGTGAAGCACGGGGAGGGGCGGCTCGGACTGATCCCGACCGCCGAGGTGCCGCTCACCAATCTCGTGCGCGAGGAAATCCTGGCTCACGACAGGCTGCCGCTGCGCATGACGGCCCTGACGCCGTGCTTCCGTTCCGAAGCCGGTTCGGCGGGCCGCGACACGCGCGGCATGCTGCGGCAGCATCAGTTCTACAAGGTCGAGCTCGTCTCGATCACCGATCAGGAAAGCTCGATCGACGAGCACGAGCGCATGACGCGCTGCGCCGAAGAGGTGCTGAAGCGTCTGGAACTGCCGTTCCGCACCGTGGCGCTATGCACCGGCGACATGGGTTTCGGCGCCCGCAAGACCTACGACATCGAGGTCTGGCTGCCCGGCCAGAACGCCTATCGCGAGATTTCCTCCTGCTCGGTCTGCGGCGACTTCCAGGCGCGCCGCATGGACGCACGCTACAAGCCGACGGACGAGGCGTCGATCGGCAAGGGCAACCGCTTCGTGCACACGCTGAACGGTTCCGGCGTGGCGGTCGGCCGCGCGCTGATCGCGGTCATGGAAAATTACCAGAACGCCGACGGCAGCGTAACAATTCCTGAAGTGCTGAGGCCCTATATGGGCGGACAAGAGAAGATCGAAGCCTGA
- the tatC gene encoding twin-arginine translocase subunit TatC encodes MTTAPDEDDINKSSAPLIEHLIELRTRLMWSIGGFFVAFLACFFFAKDLFNILVIPFKWAVHWAGLPSEKVELIYTAPQEFFFTQIKLAMFGGLVIAFPLIATQIYKFIAPGLYRNERRAFLPFLVASPILFLMGAALVYFFFTPMVMWFFLAMQQVGPGSDVQISLLPKVSEYLSLIMTLIFSFGLVFQLPVVTSLMARVGLLTSKGLAEKRKWAIVIAFVVAAVLTPPDPVSQIGLALPTILLYEISIWAARLIEKKRDEERIAAENQEEQVASTPALKS; translated from the coding sequence GTGACCACGGCCCCCGACGAAGACGACATCAACAAGTCGTCCGCCCCGCTGATCGAACACCTGATCGAGCTTCGCACGCGTCTGATGTGGTCCATCGGCGGCTTCTTCGTCGCATTCCTGGCCTGCTTCTTCTTCGCCAAGGATCTGTTCAACATCCTCGTCATCCCGTTCAAATGGGCGGTGCACTGGGCTGGCCTGCCCAGCGAGAAGGTGGAACTGATCTATACCGCCCCGCAGGAATTCTTCTTCACCCAGATCAAGCTCGCCATGTTCGGCGGTCTGGTGATCGCCTTCCCGCTGATCGCGACGCAGATCTACAAGTTCATCGCGCCGGGACTCTACCGCAACGAAAGGCGGGCGTTCCTGCCCTTCCTGGTCGCTTCGCCGATCCTGTTCCTGATGGGCGCGGCGCTCGTCTATTTCTTCTTCACGCCCATGGTCATGTGGTTCTTCCTCGCCATGCAGCAGGTGGGGCCGGGCAGCGACGTGCAGATCTCGCTGCTGCCGAAGGTGTCGGAATATCTCAGCCTCATCATGACGCTGATTTTCTCCTTCGGCCTCGTCTTCCAGCTTCCGGTGGTGACCAGCCTGATGGCGCGCGTGGGGCTTCTGACCTCCAAGGGGTTGGCCGAAAAGCGCAAATGGGCGATCGTCATCGCCTTCGTTGTCGCCGCCGTGCTGACCCCGCCCGATCCGGTCAGCCAGATCGGCCTCGCGTTGCCGACGATCCTGCTCTACGAGATTTCCATCTGGGCCGCGCGGCTGATCGAGAAGAAGCGCGACGAGGAGCGTATCGCGGCCGAGAATCAGGAAGAGCAGGTGGCGTCGACGCCGGCTCTCAAGAGCTGA
- the tatB gene encoding Sec-independent protein translocase protein TatB has protein sequence MFEIGWTEMLVIAVVMIVVVGPKDLPKMLRTFGRTAAKLRSMAGDFQKQFNEALKEAELDDVKKSVDSLRSLNPANEIKKSLNPFEKAANEVRAGLQTLQNPPKPAEPASTTAVAAEPLKNGATVMPGAEPAAAASPAPDAAPVSSAPASNAAATATASAAVAAPAAAKAPRKTAAKASAKVAAATPKPAKSTAGAEASAEGKPGSKSRKTAGSAT, from the coding sequence ATGTTTGAGATCGGCTGGACCGAAATGCTGGTGATCGCGGTCGTGATGATCGTGGTCGTCGGCCCGAAGGATTTGCCCAAGATGCTGCGCACCTTCGGGCGCACGGCCGCCAAGCTGCGAAGCATGGCGGGCGATTTCCAGAAGCAGTTCAACGAGGCGCTCAAGGAAGCGGAGCTGGACGACGTCAAGAAGTCGGTCGATTCCCTGCGCAGCCTCAATCCCGCCAACGAGATCAAGAAGTCGCTCAATCCCTTCGAGAAGGCGGCGAACGAGGTTCGGGCAGGCCTGCAGACCTTGCAGAACCCGCCGAAGCCGGCCGAACCGGCTTCCACGACGGCGGTCGCCGCCGAGCCTCTGAAGAACGGCGCAACGGTGATGCCGGGGGCCGAGCCCGCCGCTGCAGCCTCGCCCGCGCCCGACGCGGCGCCAGTATCGTCGGCGCCGGCCAGCAATGCGGCTGCTACCGCCACGGCATCCGCGGCAGTTGCTGCTCCGGCGGCCGCAAAGGCTCCGCGCAAGACAGCGGCGAAAGCTTCGGCCAAGGTCGCGGCGGCAACCCCGAAGCCGGCGAAATCAACGGCCGGCGCAGAGGCGAGCGCCGAAGGCAAGCCGGGCAGCAAATCCAGGAAGACAGCGGGTAGCGCAACGTGA
- a CDS encoding twin-arginine translocase TatA/TatE family subunit, with translation MGSFSIWHWIIVLVVVLLLFGRGKIPELMGDMAKGIKSFKKGMSDDDAAADEPKTVEHRVDETVKPAEKAKS, from the coding sequence ATGGGTTCGTTTTCAATTTGGCACTGGATCATCGTGCTGGTGGTCGTGCTGCTCCTGTTCGGCCGGGGCAAGATTCCCGAGCTGATGGGCGATATGGCCAAGGGCATCAAGAGCTTCAAGAAGGGCATGTCCGACGACGACGCTGCCGCCGATGAGCCCAAGACCGTCGAGCATCGCGTCGACGAGACGGTGAAGCCGGCCGAAAAGGCGAAGAGCTAA
- a CDS encoding ABC transporter ATP-binding protein, giving the protein MQQQGGQAVARVTTSVTFAARLEFQNISHDYGPSAVTLRDISLTAEPGEVLCLLGPSGSGKTTLLRIAAGIEAQKSGRLVLNGREIAGPSVFLPPEKRSVGLVFQDFALFPHLTILDNVRFGLTALSREEAREEAMIALARVGLEHYAKSYPHVLSGGEQQRVALARALAPRPAVLLMDEPFSGLDSRLKDTVRAETLEVLRQSRATAIVVTHDAEEAMRMGDRIALLKEGGLVQAGTAQELYLNPVSLFAAGFFSELNLFSGRAQEDMVDIPVGRVAAAGFADGTALSVAVRTSGFDFSESAGQTQARIISRRYLGVVEQLELAVSGAEVPVRARVRCGALSPHARDIWLSLRPSDVLVFESGAENA; this is encoded by the coding sequence GTGCAGCAGCAAGGCGGGCAGGCGGTCGCGCGCGTGACGACAAGCGTCACCTTCGCCGCTCGCCTCGAATTCCAGAACATCAGCCATGATTACGGCCCCTCCGCCGTGACCCTGCGGGACATATCGCTGACGGCCGAGCCGGGGGAAGTGCTGTGCCTGCTCGGGCCGTCGGGTTCCGGCAAGACCACGCTGCTGCGCATCGCAGCCGGGATCGAGGCGCAGAAATCCGGCCGCCTGGTTCTGAACGGCCGCGAGATCGCGGGGCCGTCCGTCTTCCTGCCGCCGGAAAAGCGGTCCGTCGGCCTGGTCTTTCAGGATTTCGCGCTCTTTCCGCATCTGACCATCCTGGATAACGTCCGTTTCGGGCTGACGGCGCTTTCCCGCGAAGAAGCGCGCGAGGAAGCCATGATCGCGCTCGCCCGCGTCGGGCTGGAGCATTACGCCAAATCCTATCCACATGTGCTTTCCGGCGGCGAGCAGCAGCGCGTGGCGCTGGCCCGCGCGCTGGCGCCGCGGCCAGCCGTGCTTTTGATGGACGAGCCTTTCTCCGGCCTCGATTCGCGGCTCAAGGACACCGTGCGCGCCGAAACGCTGGAGGTTCTGCGCCAGAGCAGGGCCACCGCGATCGTCGTCACGCACGATGCCGAGGAGGCGATGCGCATGGGCGACCGCATCGCGCTGCTCAAGGAGGGCGGGCTGGTCCAGGCCGGCACGGCGCAGGAACTCTATCTCAACCCCGTGAGCCTGTTCGCCGCCGGCTTCTTCTCCGAGCTCAACCTTTTTTCGGGCCGCGCGCAGGAGGACATGGTGGATATACCGGTCGGTCGCGTCGCCGCGGCAGGCTTCGCGGACGGCACGGCGCTTTCCGTCGCGGTGCGCACCTCCGGTTTCGATTTCAGCGAGAGCGCCGGCCAGACGCAGGCGCGCATCATCTCCCGGCGCTATCTGGGGGTGGTCGAGCAGCTTGAACTGGCGGTTTCCGGTGCGGAAGTTCCGGTCAGGGCGAGGGTCAGGTGCGGCGCCTTGTCGCCTCATGCACGAGATATCTGGCTAAGCTTGCGTCCTTCTGACGTACTTGTGTTTGAATCCGGCGCGGAAAACGCATAG
- the scpB gene encoding SMC-Scp complex subunit ScpB has product MSETGTAAIVSLFGSAEDRAVENPAERMMLAEAVRMAEAIIFASAEPVSEKALAARLPADLNLPAVLADLQAVYARRGVNLVKVGDAWAFRTAGDLAFLMTRDTVQQKKLSRAALEVLAIIAYHQPVTRAEIEEIRGVETSKGTLDTLLETEWVRMRGRRKTPGRPVTYGTTDAFLDHFQLEEIRDLPGIEELKGAGLLSARMPANFSVPLPPSDPDALTEEEDPLTDIDLEELGLLTPRPQDD; this is encoded by the coding sequence ATGAGCGAGACTGGCACCGCGGCCATCGTGTCGCTTTTCGGCTCGGCCGAGGACCGCGCCGTCGAGAATCCCGCCGAGCGGATGATGCTCGCCGAGGCGGTCAGGATGGCCGAGGCCATCATCTTCGCCAGCGCCGAACCGGTGAGCGAGAAGGCGCTCGCGGCGCGCCTGCCGGCCGACCTGAATCTGCCGGCGGTGCTGGCCGATCTGCAGGCGGTCTATGCGCGCCGGGGCGTCAACCTCGTCAAGGTCGGCGACGCATGGGCGTTCCGCACGGCCGGCGACCTCGCCTTCCTGATGACGCGCGACACGGTCCAGCAGAAGAAGCTGTCACGCGCGGCGCTGGAGGTACTGGCCATCATCGCCTACCATCAGCCGGTCACCCGCGCCGAGATCGAGGAGATCCGTGGCGTGGAGACGTCAAAGGGCACGCTCGACACGCTTCTGGAGACCGAGTGGGTCCGCATGCGCGGACGCCGCAAGACGCCCGGCCGTCCGGTCACCTACGGCACGACGGACGCCTTCCTCGATCATTTCCAGCTTGAGGAAATCCGCGATCTGCCGGGCATCGAGGAACTGAAGGGGGCGGGCCTGCTGTCCGCGCGCATGCCGGCGAACTTCTCCGTACCCCTGCCGCCGTCCGATCCCGACGCGCTGACTGAGGAAGAGGACCCGCTCACCGACATCGACCTCGAAGAGCTTGGTCTGTTGACACCCCGCCCGCAGGATGATTGA
- a CDS encoding segregation/condensation protein A gives MDDLWSDNDDSRATGEPSLVVDVDGFEGPLDLLLHLARNQKVDLARISVLALAEQYLAFVEKVRALRLELAADYLVMAAWLAFLKSKLLIPKQPGEEGESGEELAAVLQFRLKRLEAMRDAASRLVNRNRLGRDVFARGMPELVIVEKRNEYSATLYDLLSAYAAQRQKRAAANVTISRPGIWTLKQARDILMRLVGSVDDWAALDSFLIDYLASPRERATAVASSFAASLELVREGAIEMRQMEPFAPIYMRGRPSAAKLAEVAR, from the coding sequence ATGGACGACCTCTGGAGCGACAACGACGATTCGCGCGCAACCGGAGAGCCTTCGCTCGTCGTGGATGTCGACGGTTTCGAAGGTCCGCTCGATCTCCTGCTGCATCTTGCCCGCAACCAGAAGGTCGATCTGGCGCGCATCTCCGTGCTGGCGCTGGCCGAGCAGTATCTCGCCTTCGTAGAGAAGGTGAGGGCGCTCCGCCTCGAACTCGCCGCCGATTATCTGGTGATGGCCGCATGGCTCGCCTTCCTGAAGTCGAAGCTGCTGATCCCGAAACAACCGGGTGAGGAAGGCGAAAGCGGCGAGGAACTGGCGGCTGTGCTTCAATTCCGGCTCAAGCGGCTTGAGGCGATGCGCGACGCGGCATCGCGCCTCGTCAACCGCAACCGGCTCGGCCGCGACGTCTTCGCGCGCGGCATGCCCGAACTGGTCATCGTCGAGAAGCGCAACGAGTATTCGGCGACCCTCTACGACCTGCTCAGCGCCTATGCCGCGCAGCGCCAGAAGCGCGCGGCGGCGAACGTGACGATCTCGCGCCCCGGCATCTGGACGCTGAAGCAGGCGCGGGACATTCTGATGCGGCTTGTCGGCTCCGTCGATGACTGGGCGGCTCTGGACAGTTTTTTGATCGATTATCTGGCCTCGCCGCGAGAGCGGGCGACGGCGGTCGCCAGTTCCTTCGCGGCAAGCCTCGAACTGGTGCGCGAGGGTGCGATCGAAATGCGGCAGATGGAACCCTTCGCGCCGATCTATATGCGCGGCAGACCAAGCGCGGCGAAGCTTGCAGAGGTGGCGCGATGA
- the nagZ gene encoding beta-N-acetylhexosaminidase — MSESQTVILGCSGKQLLPEEASLYADHRPWGFILFARNIGEPDQISDLVAALRDSVKRPDAPVFIDQEGGRVQRMRPPIAPNYPAGSAIGALYRQDRQAGLRAAWLLARLHAFDLLRFGINADCLPVLDVPIEGASDVIGTRAYGKDPESVMVLGRAAAEGLMSGGVLPVMKHIPGHGRAFSDTHFELPTVDTSIEELRAHDFAPFKALKDLPMAMTAHVVYSAIDPNNPATTSAKVVEEIVRGEIGFDGLLMSDDTSMKALSGDFPEKAAAILAAGCDMVLHCNGVMEEMKGIVSRVKPLAGKSLERANRALAAITMRDVEQEQLVRAEFATYFEAVA, encoded by the coding sequence ATGAGCGAATCACAGACAGTTATTCTCGGATGTTCGGGCAAGCAACTCCTGCCGGAAGAAGCCAGCCTCTATGCCGATCACCGGCCATGGGGCTTCATCCTCTTTGCCCGCAACATAGGTGAGCCCGACCAGATCAGCGATCTCGTCGCGGCCCTGCGCGATTCCGTCAAACGTCCCGACGCGCCGGTCTTCATTGATCAGGAAGGCGGCAGGGTTCAACGCATGCGGCCGCCGATCGCGCCGAACTATCCGGCCGGCTCTGCCATAGGCGCGCTTTATCGGCAGGACAGGCAGGCGGGACTGCGCGCGGCCTGGCTGCTCGCGCGCCTGCACGCCTTCGATCTCCTGCGTTTCGGCATCAATGCGGACTGCCTGCCGGTGCTCGACGTGCCGATCGAGGGCGCGAGCGACGTGATCGGCACCCGCGCCTACGGCAAGGACCCGGAAAGCGTGATGGTGTTGGGACGGGCGGCGGCTGAAGGGCTGATGTCCGGCGGCGTTCTGCCGGTGATGAAGCACATTCCCGGACACGGCCGGGCATTCTCCGATACCCATTTCGAACTGCCGACGGTCGATACGTCGATCGAAGAGCTTCGCGCGCATGACTTCGCGCCCTTCAAGGCGCTGAAGGACCTCCCGATGGCGATGACCGCGCATGTCGTCTACAGCGCCATCGATCCGAACAACCCGGCGACCACTTCCGCAAAGGTTGTAGAGGAGATCGTGCGGGGCGAGATCGGCTTCGACGGCCTTCTCATGAGCGATGACACGTCGATGAAGGCGCTTTCTGGGGATTTCCCCGAAAAGGCGGCGGCGATCCTTGCGGCCGGCTGCGACATGGTCCTTCACTGCAACGGCGTCATGGAGGAGATGAAGGGCATCGTCTCTCGGGTGAAGCCGCTTGCCGGCAAGTCGCTGGAGCGGGCGAACCGGGCGCTTGCCGCGATCACCATGCGTGACGTGGAGCAGGAACAACTGGTGCGCGCGGAGTTCGCGACCTATTTCGAGGCGGTGGCCTGA